In one Candidatus Hydrogenedentota bacterium genomic region, the following are encoded:
- a CDS encoding DUF115 domain-containing protein, whose amino-acid sequence MIAWTPQIPWWEKPVGYWRLLRARRRFYDRIGVTWGGWRPKLAMVPGYQQRLAVMRDRYKGKRCFVLANGPSLKQLDLSKLRKEITIGCNGIYQLYPEWGFTTTYLVFEDIEQIELRRKDIAAVKGPKKLAAIYNAYCFRADQDTIFFHAPRYRGGKYYWTELYPQFSTDFAGIVHLGSTVTHIMLQLAYHLGCDPVYVIGLDHDYGDLPKRFPPGKITITEENIDLIRGLHFSHQYYKVGDQIGVPDVERQEQAYALARDTFVRAGRRVYNASAHTALDVFERCDYAALFPA is encoded by the coding sequence ATGATTGCCTGGACTCCACAAATCCCCTGGTGGGAAAAGCCGGTAGGCTATTGGCGCCTGCTCAGGGCGCGCCGCCGGTTCTATGACCGCATCGGCGTCACATGGGGCGGCTGGCGGCCCAAACTGGCGATGGTCCCAGGCTATCAGCAGCGGCTGGCCGTCATGCGCGACCGGTACAAGGGCAAGCGCTGTTTCGTGCTGGCGAACGGTCCGAGCCTCAAGCAGCTGGACCTCTCGAAATTGCGCAAGGAAATCACCATCGGCTGCAACGGCATTTATCAGCTCTACCCAGAGTGGGGATTTACGACCACGTATCTCGTCTTCGAGGACATCGAGCAGATCGAGCTGCGCCGCAAGGACATCGCGGCGGTAAAAGGGCCGAAAAAGCTCGCCGCAATCTACAACGCCTACTGCTTCCGCGCCGATCAGGACACGATCTTCTTCCACGCGCCCCGTTATCGCGGCGGCAAGTATTACTGGACCGAACTATATCCTCAGTTCTCGACCGATTTCGCCGGGATCGTGCATCTCGGCTCGACGGTTACGCACATCATGCTGCAACTCGCCTATCATCTCGGCTGCGACCCGGTCTACGTCATCGGGCTCGACCACGACTACGGCGATCTGCCGAAGCGCTTCCCGCCGGGCAAGATCACGATCACGGAAGAGAACATCGACCTGATCCGCGGCCTGCATTTCAGCCACCAGTACTACAAAGTCGGCGACCAGATCGGGGTGCCGGACGTCGAGCGCCAGGAACAGGCCTACGCCCTCGCCCGCGACACGTTCGTGCGCGCGGGCCGCCGTGTTTACAATGCGAGCGCCCACACCGCTCTCGACGTCTTCGAGCGATGCGATTACGCAGCGCTGTTCCCGGCGTGA
- a CDS encoding glycoside hydrolase family 28 protein, producing MVGRKAGKGMTMHNKMMLKLGICLCLAVSPAFAAETGPCGYDVRAFGAVADGATLDTPAIQAAIDACAAAGGGVVRVPPGRYLTGTVFLKSGVTLHLESGVTLLGSTNLDDYPARTVAYRSYTDRYTDRALLFAEDQEGVAVTGGGVIDGQGAAFSGEYKKRPYMLRFVSCRDVALEDVGLRDGAMWTVHFLACEGVRVSGVVIRSRCNKNNDGLDIDSSANVVISNCDISSGDDAIVLKSTSAQPCRNVVVTNCVLSTACNALKMGTESNGGFQNIAISNCAIYDTRLSGLALEIVDGGVMDGVVVSNLAMQNVGCPIFIRLGNRARPFIDGGEKPGVGALRNVSISHIRATGADQTGCAIAGLPGHPVENVSISDVRLDFAGGGTAEDAARVPPKQEAEYPEYKMFGVLPAYGFYCRHARGLAFNDIAVTTMTPDARPAFVCDDVADLHVSHLTGNGTSAEPVMGGPTRK from the coding sequence ATGGTAGGCCGCAAAGCGGGAAAGGGCATGACGATGCACAACAAAATGATGCTGAAACTCGGTATCTGCCTTTGTCTGGCGGTGTCGCCGGCCTTTGCGGCGGAAACGGGGCCGTGCGGCTACGATGTCCGCGCCTTCGGGGCCGTCGCGGACGGCGCGACGCTCGATACACCCGCCATTCAGGCCGCAATCGACGCCTGCGCGGCGGCGGGTGGCGGCGTGGTGCGCGTGCCGCCGGGGCGCTACCTCACCGGCACGGTCTTCTTGAAAAGCGGCGTGACGCTGCATCTCGAAAGCGGCGTAACGCTGCTTGGCAGCACGAATCTCGACGACTACCCCGCGCGCACGGTGGCCTACCGCTCCTACACGGACCGGTACACGGACCGCGCGCTGCTTTTCGCGGAGGATCAGGAAGGCGTGGCCGTCACAGGCGGGGGCGTGATCGACGGGCAGGGCGCGGCGTTTTCCGGCGAGTACAAGAAACGGCCCTACATGCTGCGGTTTGTCTCCTGCCGCGACGTGGCGCTCGAAGACGTTGGACTGCGCGACGGCGCCATGTGGACCGTGCACTTCCTGGCCTGCGAGGGCGTGCGCGTCTCCGGCGTGGTCATCCGCAGCCGCTGCAACAAGAACAACGACGGTCTCGACATCGACAGCAGCGCGAACGTGGTCATCAGCAACTGCGACATCAGCAGCGGCGACGACGCGATCGTGCTGAAGAGCACGTCCGCGCAGCCCTGCCGCAATGTCGTGGTGACGAACTGCGTGCTGAGCACGGCCTGCAACGCGCTCAAGATGGGCACGGAATCCAACGGCGGCTTCCAGAACATCGCGATTAGCAATTGCGCGATATACGACACGCGCCTCTCGGGCTTGGCCCTCGAGATCGTGGACGGCGGCGTCATGGACGGCGTGGTCGTGTCCAATCTCGCCATGCAGAACGTCGGCTGCCCCATTTTCATCCGGCTCGGCAACCGGGCGCGGCCCTTCATCGACGGCGGCGAGAAACCCGGCGTCGGCGCGCTGCGCAACGTGAGCATCAGCCACATCCGCGCGACCGGCGCGGACCAGACCGGCTGCGCCATCGCGGGTCTGCCGGGCCATCCCGTCGAGAACGTCAGCATCAGCGACGTGCGCCTCGATTTCGCGGGTGGCGGCACGGCGGAAGACGCCGCGCGCGTGCCGCCCAAACAGGAAGCGGAATATCCCGAATACAAGATGTTCGGGGTGCTGCCTGCCTACGGTTTCTACTGCCGCCACGCGCGCGGCTTGGCATTCAACGATATTGCGGTGACCACCATGACGCCCGACGCGCGGCCGGCATTTGTCTGCGACGACGTTGCGGACCTGCACGTATCGCACTTGACCGGCAACGGCACATCCGCGGAACCCGTGATGGGCGGGCCCACGCGGAAATGA